A stretch of the Stegostoma tigrinum isolate sSteTig4 chromosome 34, sSteTig4.hap1, whole genome shotgun sequence genome encodes the following:
- the LOC125446389 gene encoding zinc finger protein 271-like encodes MEPKPFKCEVCDRAFGQSSTLVNHRRIHTGEKPFKCEVCNQSFAQLSGLVNHRPIHTGEKPFRCEVCGKSFSQSSTLLVHQRVHTGEKPFRCEVCIKSFSDSSTLRRHQRIHTGEKPFNCEVCNKSFSTSSDLRIHQRIHTGERPFICKLCEKSFSSSSDLHVHQRIHTGEKPFRCEVCNKSFSQSGNLRTHQRTHTGEKLFKCKVCDRSFSDSTRLLLHQRIHTGEKPFTCEVCNKSFSVSSSLRVHQRIHTGEKPFTCEVCNKSFTRSWNLLFHQRIHTGE; translated from the coding sequence ATGGAACCAAAACCCTtcaagtgtgaggtgtgtgatCGAGCTTTTGGACAATCATCAACACTTGTGAATCACCgacgcattcacacaggggagaaaccattcaaatGTGAAGTATGTAACCAGAGCTTTGCCCAGTTATCGGGCCTCGTGAATCACCGGcccattcacacaggggagaaaccattcaggtgCGAGGTTTGTGGCAAATCATTCTCACAGTCATCGACACTGCTCGtgcatcaacgtgttcacacaggggagaaaccattccgGTGTGAGGTGTGTATCAAATCATTCTCTGATTCATCGACCCTCCGCAgacaccaacgcattcacacgggggagaaaccattcaattGTGAGGTGTGTAACAAATCATTTTCAACATCCTCAGACCTCCGTAtacaccaacgcattcacacaggagagagaCCATTTATATGCAAGCTATGTGAGAAATCATTCTCATCATCATCAGACCTCCACGTACatcaacgcattcacacaggggagaagccattcagaTGTGAAGTCTGTAACAAATCATTCTCACAGTCAGGAAATCTCCGTACACACCAACGCACCCACACAGGTGAGAAACTGTTCAAGTGTAAGGTGTGTGACAGATCATTCTCTGACTCAACAAGGCTCCTGCTTCACCAGAGgatccacacaggggagaaaccattcacttgcGAGGTGTGTAATAAATCATTCTCTGTATCATCAAGCCTCCGTGTACACCAACGCATTcatacaggggagaaaccattcacatgcgAGGTGTGCAACAAATCGTTCACCAGGTCATGGAACCTCCTGTTCCATCAAAGGATCCACACAGGAGAGTGA